A single Paraburkholderia sp. FT54 DNA region contains:
- a CDS encoding TetR family transcriptional regulator, with protein sequence MTSVPEAAAAAEHGVAAGQEVPAGKRKLIAAALRLTAGGRSFTSLGLRELAREAGLNPNTFYRHFDTLDDLAREAVESVSRRLRPMLRRERWLAAHDEPHGMPRRACVAFFAFALANREAFLSALAEYHGTSRALREAVRANLHEVSAEMADDVVQLELMPTLSRETVDEVCTQIVLQLFHLSAEYIDADDARRDALIAYAERFIVRLFAGSVLLAQHEPCSVPAPIRA encoded by the coding sequence ATGACGTCCGTACCCGAAGCGGCAGCTGCCGCCGAACATGGCGTTGCCGCGGGGCAGGAAGTGCCGGCCGGCAAGCGCAAGCTGATTGCAGCCGCGTTGCGCCTGACCGCGGGCGGCCGCAGTTTTACGAGTCTGGGTTTGCGCGAACTGGCGCGCGAGGCCGGGCTCAATCCCAACACGTTCTATCGTCATTTCGACACGCTCGACGATCTGGCGCGCGAAGCCGTCGAATCGGTGAGCCGCCGTTTGCGGCCGATGCTGCGGCGCGAGCGCTGGCTCGCCGCGCACGACGAGCCGCATGGCATGCCGCGTCGTGCCTGCGTCGCGTTCTTTGCGTTCGCGCTGGCAAACCGTGAGGCCTTTCTGAGCGCGCTAGCTGAATATCATGGTACATCGCGGGCATTGCGCGAGGCGGTGCGCGCGAACCTGCACGAGGTGTCGGCGGAAATGGCCGACGACGTCGTTCAACTGGAATTGATGCCGACGCTCTCGCGTGAAACGGTCGATGAAGTCTGCACGCAGATCGTGCTGCAACTCTTTCATCTATCGGCTGAGTATATCGACGCAGACGACGCGCGCCGCGATGCGCTGATCGCGTATGCGGAGCGTTTCATCGTCAGGCTGTTCGCGGGTTCGGTGTTGCTGGCGCAGCATGAACCATGTAGCGTGCCGGCGCCGATACGGGCATGA
- a CDS encoding PAAR domain-containing protein, producing the protein MSERACILRLDRTTTNGTVLDGIADVGPDERGMSYLGARVQCPACGSIGHIVANGPRSEDDAMDGRLPALEGDFCRCRCNPPPILIASQHDWTYEG; encoded by the coding sequence GTGAGCGAACGCGCCTGTATCCTCCGGCTCGACCGGACCACAACAAACGGCACCGTACTCGATGGCATCGCAGATGTTGGCCCCGATGAGCGTGGCATGAGCTACCTCGGGGCGCGCGTGCAATGCCCCGCGTGTGGTTCCATCGGGCACATCGTCGCGAATGGCCCGCGTTCGGAAGATGACGCCATGGACGGCAGGCTGCCGGCGCTGGAGGGCGACTTCTGCCGTTGCCGCTGCAATCCGCCGCCAATACTGATTGCCTCCCAGCATGACTGGACATACGAAGGCTGA
- a CDS encoding tetratricopeptide repeat protein — translation MKKFLATAFASLLFVSAAAFAVPTVQQIESAMSQGNWQQADAGLSEVLQAHPNNARAHYLYAQVLDREGRSADALAQVQQAKTLDPQIRFTDPTRFAQTEARIRKDAERAGAAGGNTTSHAANPFAQQTTPAVQQQSAMVPQAPQRHGPGMGMWIGILVLIGVIALVLRWTLRRARTQGDTRADDERRVQLKRATEMLNTVRSLKLDVKLSTVQGHEALEKEVEATEDQLRGLVETLSNSKNPLPPYQLDELEQRLGSMRARVDGRPDPYAAPAASAQQQSPYAQEAERFGNPPQAPYPQQGPYQQQPQVIVQQGGGGFGGGMGGLLTGVLLGEALNSGRERVVERDVIVDDEARRRGNDGGNGGGLDFGQGSNDWSDNSGGVDMGSNDDSGGWNDT, via the coding sequence ATGAAAAAATTTCTCGCAACCGCGTTTGCCTCACTGCTGTTCGTGTCGGCCGCGGCGTTCGCTGTGCCTACCGTTCAGCAGATCGAATCGGCCATGTCGCAAGGCAACTGGCAACAGGCCGACGCCGGTCTGAGCGAAGTGCTGCAGGCGCATCCGAACAATGCGCGTGCGCATTATCTGTACGCCCAGGTGCTCGACCGCGAAGGCCGTTCCGCCGACGCGCTCGCCCAGGTGCAGCAGGCCAAGACACTCGACCCGCAAATCCGCTTCACCGACCCGACGCGCTTTGCGCAAACGGAAGCGCGCATTCGCAAGGACGCGGAACGCGCAGGTGCCGCGGGCGGCAACACGACCAGCCACGCGGCCAATCCGTTCGCGCAGCAGACCACGCCGGCCGTGCAGCAACAGTCGGCCATGGTGCCACAAGCGCCGCAACGGCATGGTCCGGGCATGGGCATGTGGATCGGCATCCTTGTGCTGATCGGCGTGATCGCGCTGGTGCTGCGCTGGACCTTGCGCCGCGCCCGCACGCAAGGCGATACGCGCGCCGACGACGAGCGTCGCGTGCAACTCAAGCGCGCCACGGAGATGCTCAACACCGTGCGTTCGCTCAAGCTCGACGTGAAGCTCTCCACCGTGCAAGGTCATGAGGCGCTGGAGAAGGAAGTCGAAGCAACCGAAGACCAGTTGCGCGGCCTCGTCGAAACACTGTCGAACAGCAAGAATCCGCTGCCGCCGTATCAGCTCGACGAACTCGAGCAACGGCTCGGCAGCATGCGTGCGCGTGTGGACGGCCGCCCTGATCCGTATGCCGCGCCGGCCGCTAGCGCGCAGCAACAATCGCCGTATGCGCAGGAAGCCGAACGATTCGGCAATCCCCCGCAAGCGCCCTATCCGCAGCAAGGACCGTATCAGCAACAGCCGCAGGTTATCGTGCAGCAAGGCGGCGGCGGTTTCGGCGGCGGCATGGGCGGTTTGCTGACCGGCGTGCTGCTCGGCGAAGCGTTGAATTCCGGACGTGAGCGCGTGGTGGAGCGCGACGTGATCGTCGACGACGAAGCGCGCCGCCGTGGCAACGACGGCGGCAATGGCGGCGGCCTCGACTTCGGCCAGGGGTCGAACGACTGGAGCGACAACAGCGGCGGCGTCGACATGGGCAGCAACGACGATTCCGGCGGCTGGAACGATACTTGA
- a CDS encoding type VI secretion system Vgr family protein — MKFMPRKPQQVEKESDTGRPKPAPVVSVVSWEVHEEICEPYRIKAVISTPEPVSRKKVLGQLAEFSIQPEDGRELRTFNGFVSRFDLVSESLDGCTYRVVIRQRLAVLDGPSNCVTYQRMASWEIIRTILERHEIRFWMQVEFRLRREHPKHDFRFQFNLGDWAYIRLEMEQAGLFCFTTTGEHGEVLVIADDIDGYERPPVMVLDRPTAGLSTFEESIFSFKVRTRTVPESFTVADYNPDSAWEVLRNESRAVPDDGTMVGTPYVWGTHHGDAGGAKREAQLRHEAALAQQVRYKVKSTVLALRPGRLVRSDRELEDAGAGMFVTKVVHSGARSVSYMNRFTAIPADRPYRMAIDETRWPRIHGTLGATICSPDKYKFAYLTDKGEYVARFHCDFGNWPKGAESIPLRLAKPFSGRDNTGMHMPALDGDEGLVAFREGNPNKPFLVGFMPNSQRPGLINSSRRRMSRNEIRTQSGNKLWMDDWDDQQGIELSTEHSGRSQLNLGFIPDRDLKQRGAGAELRTDGYAVTRGGSGAMLTAYNQAGGSGKVLAMDETEAQLKEHQALSKSLAASADASKATPADTDAQQAINDGLHELKKPGVLVTGPGPVGIASGDGVQVAADGSIIGTAKKGVHFSTLRRFTVAARDLVSVFSQKGMSLIAAAGVVVVQAQRGSMQLASQNDMTVETVDGVLHVKSSKEIVLNVGGSYLRMTPGGIEFGSWGGAVFRTSGLKKVGPAQMDLGGEAFAPKLVPFTTDCDVWRTNANFTRDIAGTPAPAPDYAQWEGLVNTGAVPPAPAPSPGGSIMSGVPDRGSMGSAGGGASQDTQSKGQQLPGSTGSAGGPVGNGGLVVNDPDNAPTEGSAGNLDPIQLESSVPCNWQLSDFVASATMRRETLTYQKYGWTRTDRLVKDGKPVMCSGTASTTCQFTYDSGAKTLTAKVVIALVPRLLVKMNPATNEPLRDERNDYVVVQYESFANGANSGKSYAEQGLMLVERDPREVEASTYKNIIEKTLNQGSYKLLLDGCSKGAACGCRVAVKFCADVHVVRFADAPALNPNITINLHPTTQRADAANWPEKEYAKDAKSGRYIEVVTQTKAHETGHLFNFPDEYWWQGGFVHSMYVKEGKDIDFVLADANKTTNKVWVIETENNLMGNGCLKPTATTSPYYLEYIRRWFSSQTNKRWRVGYNAPTVTAKKADTSANSKESDASATATKTGASGASSAKRTGAGHAEK, encoded by the coding sequence ATGAAGTTCATGCCGCGCAAGCCGCAGCAGGTTGAGAAGGAAAGTGACACTGGCCGGCCGAAACCCGCGCCGGTTGTCTCGGTCGTATCGTGGGAAGTGCATGAGGAAATCTGCGAGCCGTATCGGATCAAGGCTGTGATCTCGACGCCGGAACCGGTGAGCAGAAAGAAGGTGCTGGGGCAACTCGCAGAGTTCTCCATCCAGCCCGAGGATGGGCGTGAACTGCGTACATTCAACGGGTTTGTGTCGCGCTTCGATCTGGTGTCGGAATCACTTGATGGTTGCACGTATCGCGTTGTGATCCGCCAGCGACTCGCTGTCCTCGACGGGCCGAGCAACTGCGTCACATACCAGCGGATGGCATCGTGGGAAATCATCAGGACCATCCTTGAGCGTCACGAAATCCGCTTCTGGATGCAGGTGGAATTTCGCCTCCGGCGTGAACATCCGAAACACGACTTCCGGTTTCAGTTCAACCTGGGGGACTGGGCATACATCCGGCTCGAAATGGAACAGGCTGGCCTGTTCTGCTTCACGACGACCGGCGAGCATGGCGAAGTGCTGGTGATTGCCGATGACATAGACGGCTATGAGCGGCCCCCGGTCATGGTACTTGACCGCCCCACAGCCGGACTGTCAACGTTTGAGGAATCCATCTTTTCCTTCAAGGTGCGTACCCGCACCGTACCGGAATCCTTTACCGTTGCCGACTACAACCCGGACAGTGCGTGGGAAGTTCTGCGCAATGAAAGCCGCGCTGTCCCGGACGACGGGACGATGGTCGGCACGCCCTATGTGTGGGGCACGCATCATGGGGACGCCGGTGGCGCGAAGCGCGAGGCGCAGTTACGACATGAGGCGGCGCTTGCACAGCAGGTCCGCTACAAGGTCAAGTCGACCGTGCTCGCACTCAGGCCGGGTCGTCTTGTGCGTTCGGACCGGGAGCTTGAGGACGCAGGAGCGGGCATGTTCGTTACAAAGGTCGTGCATAGCGGCGCGCGAAGCGTCAGCTACATGAACCGTTTCACCGCCATTCCAGCTGACCGTCCATACCGGATGGCCATCGATGAAACCCGATGGCCCCGGATACACGGCACACTCGGGGCAACGATCTGCTCTCCCGATAAATACAAATTTGCCTACCTGACCGACAAAGGGGAGTATGTCGCGCGCTTTCATTGCGACTTCGGCAACTGGCCCAAAGGTGCGGAGAGCATTCCGTTGCGGCTGGCGAAACCGTTTTCGGGCAGAGACAACACCGGCATGCACATGCCCGCGCTGGACGGCGATGAGGGCCTGGTCGCCTTTCGTGAAGGCAACCCGAACAAGCCGTTCCTTGTGGGCTTCATGCCAAACAGCCAGCGTCCCGGCCTCATCAACTCGTCGCGGCGGCGCATGTCGCGCAACGAAATCCGCACGCAGTCTGGCAACAAGCTGTGGATGGATGACTGGGACGACCAGCAAGGGATCGAACTCAGCACAGAGCACTCGGGCCGCTCGCAGCTCAACCTGGGCTTCATACCGGACCGTGACCTGAAACAGCGCGGGGCGGGCGCGGAACTTCGGACAGACGGTTACGCGGTCACTCGCGGCGGATCTGGCGCGATGCTCACCGCCTATAACCAGGCGGGCGGCAGCGGCAAGGTGCTCGCGATGGACGAGACGGAGGCGCAACTGAAGGAGCATCAGGCACTCAGCAAGTCACTTGCTGCTTCCGCCGATGCGTCGAAGGCGACGCCCGCGGATACGGATGCGCAGCAGGCGATCAACGACGGGCTGCATGAACTGAAGAAACCCGGCGTGCTGGTCACGGGACCAGGGCCGGTGGGTATCGCATCGGGCGACGGCGTGCAGGTTGCCGCCGATGGCTCGATCATCGGCACCGCGAAGAAAGGCGTGCATTTCAGCACGCTCAGGCGCTTCACCGTGGCTGCACGCGATCTGGTGTCGGTTTTCTCGCAGAAAGGCATGAGTCTGATTGCGGCGGCGGGTGTTGTTGTCGTGCAGGCCCAGCGCGGTTCGATGCAGCTTGCGTCGCAGAACGACATGACCGTTGAGACGGTTGACGGTGTGCTGCATGTGAAGTCGTCAAAGGAGATCGTGCTGAATGTTGGCGGCTCGTACCTGCGTATGACGCCGGGGGGGATCGAATTCGGCTCTTGGGGCGGGGCGGTGTTCAGGACCAGCGGCCTGAAGAAGGTTGGCCCCGCGCAGATGGACCTGGGTGGAGAGGCGTTCGCGCCGAAGCTCGTGCCATTCACGACGGATTGCGATGTGTGGCGCACCAATGCGAACTTCACGCGGGATATTGCGGGGACGCCCGCGCCTGCACCGGACTATGCGCAATGGGAAGGGCTGGTGAATACGGGGGCGGTGCCCCCAGCGCCTGCACCCTCACCCGGTGGGTCAATCATGAGCGGCGTGCCGGATCGGGGTTCGATGGGGTCGGCGGGCGGGGGCGCGTCGCAGGACACTCAATCAAAAGGCCAACAGCTTCCTGGCTCGACGGGTTCCGCTGGTGGTCCGGTGGGCAATGGCGGTTTGGTTGTAAATGATCCAGATAATGCACCAACCGAGGGGTCAGCGGGGAATCTCGACCCGATCCAACTTGAAAGCTCTGTGCCGTGCAACTGGCAGCTTTCGGATTTTGTAGCGTCGGCAACGATGCGACGCGAAACACTTACGTATCAGAAATACGGTTGGACAAGAACTGACAGGCTTGTAAAGGACGGAAAACCAGTTATGTGTTCTGGCACAGCGTCGACTACATGCCAGTTCACATACGACTCCGGCGCCAAGACCCTCACGGCAAAGGTTGTGATTGCATTAGTGCCACGACTGCTGGTGAAAATGAATCCGGCAACAAATGAGCCGTTACGTGACGAGCGGAACGACTACGTGGTGGTGCAGTATGAGAGTTTTGCAAATGGAGCCAATTCAGGTAAATCATACGCCGAGCAGGGCTTGATGCTTGTCGAACGTGACCCGAGGGAAGTTGAAGCGTCAACGTACAAGAACATCATTGAGAAGACCCTGAATCAAGGGAGCTACAAGCTGCTTCTCGATGGCTGCAGTAAAGGTGCGGCTTGTGGCTGTCGGGTTGCAGTCAAATTTTGCGCCGATGTGCACGTAGTTAGGTTTGCTGACGCCCCGGCGCTTAACCCAAATATCACTATTAACTTGCATCCAACCACCCAACGAGCCGATGCGGCTAATTGGCCGGAAAAGGAATATGCAAAAGATGCTAAATCGGGTAGATATATAGAAGTAGTTACGCAAACTAAAGCACATGAAACTGGACATTTGTTTAATTTCCCAGATGAATATTGGTGGCAAGGTGGATTTGTCCATTCTATGTATGTCAAGGAGGGTAAGGACATAGACTTCGTCTTGGCGGACGCCAACAAGACGACGAATAAAGTTTGGGTGATTGAAACGGAAAATAATCTTATGGGTAACGGCTGTCTCAAGCCCACTGCTACTACTTCACCTTATTATCTTGAATATATTCGCAGGTGGTTTTCTTCTCAAACCAACAAACGGTGGCGAGTTGGTTATAACGCACCTACAGTAACTGCCAAGAAAGCCGATACAAGCGCAAATTCCAAGGAAAGCGACGCAAGCGCAACTGCCACAAAAACAGGTGCAAGCGGCGCAAGCTCGGCGAAAAGGACGGGGGCAGGTCATGCGGAAAAATAG
- a CDS encoding PspA/IM30 family protein, with translation MSLFDSISRTLKGLLNDAADSVQDPSRDSRQIVRELDESIAKAENSLIEIQAQVATQQSKRDVAADKAKKYEDGAKRALQSGDEALAREALGAQATAEAERDALAKELTTLEPSVAQLKSQIEDMRTRRNDLNARSNILQAKQQIAQAKDVAATALGGIGGKNLSEDFQKLEDKVALSNARSDARLNSADVKSGKALDDKLADLNRGPSVEDRLEALKKQINTPAQ, from the coding sequence ATGTCGCTTTTTGACAGCATTTCGCGCACGCTTAAAGGTCTCCTGAATGACGCAGCCGATTCCGTGCAGGATCCGTCGCGCGACTCGCGCCAGATCGTGCGCGAACTCGACGAAAGCATCGCCAAAGCCGAGAACTCGCTGATCGAGATTCAGGCGCAAGTGGCCACGCAGCAAAGCAAGCGCGATGTTGCCGCGGACAAGGCGAAGAAGTACGAAGACGGCGCGAAGCGCGCGCTGCAGTCCGGCGACGAAGCGCTCGCGCGTGAAGCCCTCGGCGCGCAGGCCACGGCCGAAGCCGAACGCGATGCGCTCGCGAAGGAACTGACTACGCTGGAGCCGTCGGTGGCGCAGCTCAAGAGTCAGATCGAAGACATGCGCACGCGTCGCAACGACCTGAACGCACGCTCGAACATTCTGCAAGCCAAGCAGCAGATCGCACAGGCGAAAGATGTGGCAGCCACGGCATTGGGCGGCATCGGCGGAAAAAATCTGTCCGAAGATTTCCAGAAACTGGAAGACAAGGTTGCATTGTCGAATGCCCGTTCGGACGCACGCCTGAATTCGGCCGACGTGAAGAGCGGCAAGGCGCTCGACGACAAGCTCGCGGATCTGAATCGCGGCCCGTCCGTCGAAGATCGTCTCGAAGCATTGAAGAAGCAGATCAACACGCCGGCCCAGTAA
- a CDS encoding methyl-accepting chemotaxis protein has translation MTRFSFRRAARSHTVVGDIAAQAGKLGIEICDVSGHVEEVAARVQRQAQVCRALRESAAQTLAGNHRIAAAAREMSHVSAEAATGVQESQQTLEASLADIHGLVEGVTVIESQIGALRSALAHVSRVSEEISLIARQTHLLALNAAIEAARAGDSGKSFAVVAAEVKNLSAKTAQATGQIETTLAQLTQQTEQLISEGSVNTARAHRVREGTRKIGEVVHATGDAIAHLNDEAGQIAVLTGEIESQCGGLEAQVLEMASGVEDSSENFVQAKDRLGNLLGVSETLIELTAATGVETTDTRFIEAVQQAAAAVSKAFETAVARGEVSIEDLFDQQYVPVTGSNPSQFLTRFTALTDRVLPAIQEPLLDLDPRVAFCAAVDLRGYLPTHNLKFSLPQRDDDVVWNTANCRNRRMFDDRTGIAAASHTKRFLLQTYRRDMGGGQFVLMKDASAPVFVGGRHWGGVRIGYRV, from the coding sequence ATGACGCGTTTCAGCTTTCGCCGGGCGGCCCGCTCGCACACGGTCGTCGGCGATATTGCCGCGCAAGCCGGCAAACTGGGTATCGAGATCTGCGACGTATCGGGCCACGTCGAGGAAGTGGCCGCGCGCGTGCAACGCCAGGCGCAAGTCTGCCGGGCGCTGCGCGAATCGGCTGCGCAGACGCTCGCTGGCAATCATCGCATTGCCGCTGCCGCGCGGGAAATGAGTCACGTCTCCGCTGAAGCCGCGACCGGCGTGCAGGAATCGCAGCAGACGCTCGAAGCGTCGCTTGCCGACATCCACGGACTCGTGGAGGGCGTGACGGTCATCGAGAGCCAGATCGGTGCGCTGCGCAGCGCGTTGGCGCATGTGAGCCGCGTCTCCGAGGAGATTTCGCTGATCGCCCGTCAGACGCATTTGCTGGCGCTGAATGCCGCGATCGAAGCTGCGCGCGCCGGCGACTCCGGCAAGAGTTTCGCGGTGGTCGCAGCCGAGGTGAAGAACCTCTCGGCGAAGACCGCACAGGCCACCGGACAGATCGAGACGACGCTGGCGCAACTCACACAACAGACCGAGCAGTTGATCAGCGAGGGTTCCGTGAACACCGCGCGGGCGCATCGGGTGCGCGAAGGCACGCGCAAGATCGGCGAGGTTGTGCATGCAACCGGCGATGCGATCGCGCATCTGAACGACGAGGCGGGACAGATCGCCGTGTTGACCGGCGAGATCGAATCGCAGTGCGGCGGGCTCGAAGCGCAGGTGCTGGAAATGGCGAGCGGCGTCGAGGATTCGAGCGAAAACTTCGTACAGGCCAAAGACCGTTTGGGGAATCTGCTCGGTGTGTCCGAAACCCTGATCGAACTGACCGCCGCGACGGGTGTTGAAACGACGGATACGCGTTTCATCGAGGCCGTGCAGCAGGCGGCAGCCGCCGTGAGCAAGGCATTTGAAACGGCCGTGGCGCGCGGTGAAGTGTCTATCGAGGATCTGTTCGATCAGCAGTATGTGCCGGTGACTGGGAGTAATCCTTCGCAGTTTCTGACGCGGTTTACTGCGTTGACCGACCGGGTATTGCCGGCAATTCAGGAGCCTTTGCTTGATCTCGATCCGCGAGTCGCGTTTTGCGCGGCGGTCGACTTGCGAGGTTATTTGCCGACGCATAATCTGAAATTCTCTTTACCGCAGCGCGATGATGATGTGGTCTGGAATACGGCGAATTGTCGGAATCGGCGGATGTTCGATGATCGGACTGGGATTGCCGCAGCTTCACATACGAAACGGTTTTTGTTGCAGACCTATCGGCGGGATATGGGCGGCGGCCAGTTTGTGTTGATGAAGGATGCGTCCGCGCCTGTTTTTGTTGGTGGGCGGCATTGGGGTGGGGTTCGGATTGGGTATCGGGTTTGA
- a CDS encoding NAD(P)/FAD-dependent oxidoreductase, with the protein MTSASSAPSAAPRIAIVGSGFAGIGMAIRLQRMGITSFTIYEAAGDIGGTWRDNTYPGAACDVPSHLYSFSFEQNPAWSRAFGGQAEIFAYLKHCARKYGVERYVRCNTRVAAARFDEARQVWHVELDMDGVRETIEADVVIAASGPLSRPAMPKIAGLERFEGKLFHSARWDHAYPLEGKRVAVIGTGASAIQFVPQIQPRVAQLDLFQRTAPWVMPKPDKPIDARARWLFEHLPFTQRFVRSAIYWQLEARAIAFVVNPKLMTVPMKFGLSYLERRVKDPALRAKLTPNYRFGCKRVLLSSNYYPALSQPNVDVVTSGIREIVADGIVTEDGVHRRADAIICGTGFQVNDVGAPFDVTGVDGADLSALWLRDGPEAYLGVSVANFPNFFMIVGPNSALGHNSLLYMIESQVQYIADCLRVLRRRKARTMNLRPDVQREFNARLQKDMQHSVWASGCRSWYQTRSGKVTVLWPGFTFSFRKRTRRVRPHDYRFAP; encoded by the coding sequence GTGACGTCTGCATCATCCGCCCCATCTGCCGCGCCACGCATCGCCATTGTCGGAAGCGGCTTTGCCGGCATCGGCATGGCGATTCGCCTGCAGCGCATGGGCATCACATCGTTCACGATTTACGAGGCCGCCGGCGATATCGGCGGCACCTGGCGCGACAACACCTATCCCGGTGCGGCCTGCGACGTGCCCTCGCATCTCTACTCGTTTTCGTTCGAGCAGAATCCGGCATGGTCGCGCGCGTTCGGCGGCCAGGCGGAAATCTTCGCTTATCTGAAGCATTGCGCCCGCAAATACGGCGTGGAGCGTTACGTGCGTTGCAACACGCGCGTGGCCGCGGCGCGCTTCGACGAAGCGCGTCAGGTCTGGCATGTCGAGCTCGATATGGACGGCGTGCGTGAAACCATCGAAGCCGATGTAGTGATTGCCGCGAGCGGCCCGCTGTCCCGCCCAGCCATGCCGAAGATCGCCGGGCTCGAGCGCTTCGAAGGCAAGCTGTTTCATTCGGCGCGCTGGGACCATGCGTATCCGCTCGAAGGCAAACGCGTCGCGGTGATCGGCACGGGCGCGAGCGCGATCCAGTTCGTGCCGCAAATTCAGCCGCGCGTCGCGCAACTCGATCTGTTCCAGCGCACCGCGCCGTGGGTCATGCCCAAGCCCGACAAGCCGATCGACGCGCGCGCGCGGTGGCTGTTCGAGCATCTGCCGTTCACGCAGCGCTTCGTGCGCAGCGCCATCTACTGGCAACTCGAAGCGCGCGCCATTGCATTCGTCGTCAATCCGAAGCTGATGACGGTGCCGATGAAGTTCGGCCTGAGCTACCTCGAACGACGCGTCAAGGACCCTGCCCTGCGCGCCAAGCTGACGCCGAACTACCGGTTCGGCTGCAAGCGCGTGCTGCTCTCGAGCAACTACTATCCCGCGCTCAGCCAGCCGAATGTCGATGTGGTGACGAGCGGCATCCGCGAGATCGTTGCCGACGGCATCGTGACCGAAGACGGCGTGCATCGCCGCGCCGACGCGATCATTTGCGGCACGGGCTTCCAGGTCAACGACGTCGGCGCACCGTTCGACGTGACCGGCGTCGACGGCGCGGATCTCAGCGCGCTGTGGCTGCGCGACGGGCCCGAAGCCTATCTCGGCGTCAGCGTGGCGAACTTTCCAAACTTCTTCATGATCGTCGGCCCGAATAGCGCGCTCGGCCACAACTCGCTGCTCTACATGATCGAGTCGCAAGTGCAGTACATCGCCGATTGCCTGCGCGTGCTGCGTCGCCGCAAGGCACGCACGATGAATCTGCGGCCCGACGTGCAGCGCGAATTCAACGCGCGTTTGCAGAAGGACATGCAGCATTCCGTGTGGGCGAGCGGATGTCGTAGCTGGTATCAGACACGAAGCGGCAAGGTCACCGTCTTGTGGCCGGGCTTCACTTTCAGCTTTCGCAAACGGACGCGGCGTGTGCGTCCGCACGACTATCGCTTCGCACCCTGA